Proteins encoded by one window of Microbacterium testaceum:
- the uraD gene encoding 2-oxo-4-hydroxy-4-carboxy-5-ureidoimidazoline decarboxylase, translating into MHLYDFNAASTADSGAVARVWADVPGWVDAVVAGRPYADVDALAAYAGDLASAWSPDDLEAALHAHPRIGAKVAGDGAEAAASRREQGSMASAADDDVAAIAAGNAAYEERFGRVFLIRAAGRTPGEMRAELERRLSNDPDSETIEATRQLAEIALLRLRTTFADDSPAEPEAAE; encoded by the coding sequence ATGCACCTGTACGACTTCAACGCGGCCTCGACGGCGGATTCTGGGGCGGTCGCCCGCGTGTGGGCCGACGTCCCCGGCTGGGTCGACGCGGTCGTCGCCGGCCGGCCCTACGCCGACGTCGACGCCCTCGCCGCGTACGCGGGAGACCTCGCCTCGGCCTGGTCGCCGGACGACCTCGAGGCCGCCCTGCACGCGCACCCGCGCATCGGGGCGAAGGTGGCGGGAGACGGCGCCGAGGCTGCGGCATCCCGTCGTGAGCAGGGATCGATGGCCTCCGCCGCGGACGACGACGTGGCGGCCATCGCGGCCGGCAACGCCGCCTACGAGGAGCGGTTCGGCCGCGTCTTCCTCATCCGCGCGGCGGGCCGCACACCCGGCGAGATGCGCGCCGAGCTCGAACGGCGCCTGTCGAACGACCCCGACAGCGAGACCATCGAGGCCACCCGCCAGCTCGCCGAGATCGCGCTGCTGCGCCTGCGTACGACCTTCGCCGACGACTCTCCCGCCGAACCGGAGGCCGCGGAATGA
- a CDS encoding helix-turn-helix domain-containing protein yields the protein MSQPPVAEATAVEPGSVGVGARIRDLRQARGISARALAKSLGISPSAVSQIERGVMQPSVSRLIAITDALGVPLVAAFDPASDRPIEPVGPSGFTLQRAGQSPDIVLDSGVSFRRLTPGTSPGVDYFESIYPPGASAHGADGLFHHEGYEVGTVVAGELTIDFEAERVILRAGDAISYPCSVPHRLHNTGEADAVAHWLIVHA from the coding sequence ATGTCGCAGCCGCCCGTCGCCGAAGCCACCGCCGTCGAGCCGGGGTCGGTCGGGGTCGGGGCTCGGATTCGCGACCTACGCCAGGCGCGCGGCATCTCCGCCCGGGCGCTCGCGAAATCGCTCGGCATCTCCCCCAGCGCCGTGTCGCAGATCGAGCGCGGAGTGATGCAGCCGAGCGTCTCGCGCCTGATCGCCATCACCGACGCCCTGGGCGTCCCGCTCGTGGCGGCCTTCGACCCGGCATCCGACCGTCCGATCGAACCCGTCGGGCCCTCGGGCTTCACGCTGCAGCGCGCCGGGCAATCGCCCGACATCGTGCTCGACAGCGGGGTGTCGTTCCGCCGGCTCACCCCCGGTACCTCTCCCGGCGTCGACTACTTCGAGTCGATCTACCCGCCCGGGGCCTCGGCCCACGGCGCCGACGGGCTGTTCCACCACGAGGGCTACGAGGTCGGCACGGTCGTCGCGGGCGAGCTCACGATCGACTTCGAGGCCGAGCGGGTGATCCTGCGGGCGGGCGACGCGATCAGCTACCCCTGCTCGGTGCCCCACCGCCTGCACAACACGGGCGAGGCGGATGCCGTCGCGCACTGGCTGATCGTGCACGCCTGA
- a CDS encoding NCS1 family nucleobase:cation symporter-1: protein MTSTPLTGPHDLVEAAGHPHGGGNMKPHYDDRLANEDLAPLRKQKWSSYNIFAFWMSDVHSVGGYVTAGSLFALGLQSWQVLVALIAGIVIVQVFANMVAKPSQKTGVPFPVINRVVFGIRGANIPAIIRGLIAIAWYGVQTFLAAESLNIVFLKFIPGSAALLDVSFAGLSALGWISYAILWTAQFLLFWNGMEVIRRFIDWAGPAVYLVMIVLAVYLVSQAGIQNISFTLSTVQLDFWASIPVMFAAIALVVSYFSGPMLNFGDFARYGKSFAAVKKGNLWGLPINFVFFSLLTVITASATVPVFGSLITDPIKTVEQIDTPFAILLGGLTFVTATVGINIVANFISPAFDFSNVAPKKISWRAGGMIAAVGSTFLMPWNWYSNSDAIHYSLGVLGALIGPLFGILIAGYYIAARQRVKVDAMFTMDAAGPYWYRNGFNPNAVKAVIAAGVPTVLIAVFPKLFADLGLFNVSWVSDYSWFIGCGLGYVLFLLFERLDPRVPTFDGETEGISDGTVDAVAEAPVVEEVPVLAQKVRDAETPAAPPREALA, encoded by the coding sequence ATGACTTCCACCCCGCTCACCGGTCCCCACGATCTCGTGGAGGCCGCCGGCCACCCGCACGGGGGCGGCAACATGAAGCCGCACTACGACGACCGTCTCGCCAACGAAGACCTGGCTCCCCTGCGGAAGCAGAAGTGGTCGAGCTACAACATCTTCGCGTTCTGGATGAGCGACGTGCACTCCGTCGGCGGCTACGTCACGGCCGGATCGCTCTTCGCTCTGGGCCTGCAGTCGTGGCAGGTGCTCGTGGCGCTGATCGCCGGCATCGTCATCGTGCAGGTCTTCGCCAACATGGTCGCCAAGCCGAGCCAGAAGACGGGCGTACCCTTCCCTGTCATCAACCGCGTGGTCTTCGGCATCCGAGGCGCGAACATCCCCGCGATCATCCGCGGGCTCATCGCGATCGCCTGGTACGGGGTGCAGACCTTCCTCGCGGCCGAGTCGCTGAACATCGTGTTCCTGAAGTTCATCCCGGGTTCCGCAGCTCTCCTCGACGTGTCGTTCGCCGGGCTATCGGCGCTGGGCTGGATCTCGTACGCCATCCTGTGGACCGCGCAGTTCCTGCTCTTCTGGAACGGCATGGAGGTCATCCGCCGCTTCATCGACTGGGCCGGCCCCGCCGTCTACCTCGTCATGATCGTGCTCGCCGTGTACCTCGTGTCTCAGGCCGGTATCCAGAACATCTCGTTCACCCTGTCGACGGTGCAGCTCGACTTCTGGGCCTCGATCCCGGTGATGTTCGCCGCGATCGCCCTGGTCGTGTCGTACTTCTCGGGACCGATGCTGAACTTCGGCGACTTCGCCCGCTACGGCAAGAGCTTCGCCGCGGTCAAGAAGGGCAACCTCTGGGGCCTGCCGATCAACTTCGTCTTCTTCTCGCTGCTGACCGTCATCACCGCCTCGGCCACGGTCCCCGTGTTCGGATCCCTCATCACCGACCCGATCAAGACGGTCGAGCAGATCGACACGCCCTTCGCGATCCTGTTGGGCGGGCTCACCTTCGTCACGGCCACCGTCGGCATCAACATCGTCGCCAACTTCATCTCGCCGGCGTTCGACTTCTCCAATGTCGCCCCGAAGAAGATCTCGTGGCGCGCGGGCGGCATGATCGCCGCCGTCGGCTCCACCTTCCTCATGCCCTGGAACTGGTACTCCAACAGCGACGCCATCCACTACTCGCTGGGCGTGCTGGGTGCGCTGATCGGCCCGCTCTTCGGCATCCTGATCGCCGGCTACTACATCGCGGCCCGCCAGCGCGTGAAGGTCGACGCGATGTTCACGATGGATGCCGCCGGGCCCTACTGGTACCGCAACGGTTTCAACCCGAACGCGGTCAAGGCCGTCATCGCCGCGGGGGTTCCGACGGTACTGATCGCGGTGTTCCCGAAGCTCTTCGCCGACCTGGGGCTGTTCAACGTCTCGTGGGTCAGCGACTACAGCTGGTTCATCGGGTGCGGTCTGGGTTACGTGCTCTTCCTGCTCTTCGAGCGTCTCGATCCCCGCGTTCCGACCTTCGACGGTGAGACCGAGGGCATCTCCGACGGCACGGTCGACGCGGTCGCCGAGGCCCCGGTCGTCGAAGAGGTTCCCGTGCTCGCCCAGAAGGTTCGGGATGCCGAGACCCCGGCCGCACCCCCGCGCGAGGCGCTCGCGTGA
- a CDS encoding acetamidase/formamidase family protein: MVEPVEVPEPIEGADTRPFPILQPHAGPIPGDRYVAATLDTVLWGRLPCAADTPVLEISSGESVTFDTVSHEGILDDQGKDPRAFFAGHGVPAEQVLDDAVEIAASAPRDPFADGPHVVVGPVHVRGAHPGDLLKITVETLVPRVPYGVISNRHGKGALVGELPRGEHNVSVFSAVVERDGILHGSLPVVEGGDPVVSFPLAPFLGTMGVAVAGEERPHSVPPGVHGGNIDINLLVEGTTLFLPVQVEGALAYVGDPHFAQGDGEVALTALEASLRATLRFEVIPADAARAAFGEVTGPLLRTPDYLVPTGMDPDLDAAMRACVRSSLELLNGRWGMDEHLAYAYLSAATDFDISQVVDIVSGVHARIREADFAGVAAMEPVPLASGVDAVEAPEPVNTASHDEGDAS, from the coding sequence GTGGTCGAGCCCGTCGAGGTTCCTGAGCCCATCGAAGGGGCCGACACCCGCCCGTTCCCGATCCTGCAGCCCCACGCCGGGCCGATCCCCGGGGATCGCTACGTCGCCGCGACCCTCGACACCGTCCTGTGGGGGCGCCTCCCGTGCGCGGCCGACACCCCCGTGCTCGAGATCTCCTCGGGCGAGAGCGTCACCTTCGATACCGTGAGTCACGAGGGCATCCTCGACGACCAGGGCAAGGATCCGCGCGCGTTCTTCGCGGGCCACGGCGTGCCCGCCGAGCAGGTGCTCGACGACGCGGTCGAAATCGCGGCATCCGCCCCCCGAGACCCCTTCGCCGACGGCCCCCACGTGGTCGTCGGACCCGTGCACGTGCGCGGAGCGCACCCCGGCGACCTGCTCAAGATCACGGTCGAGACCCTCGTGCCGCGCGTGCCATACGGCGTGATCTCGAACCGCCACGGCAAGGGCGCCCTGGTCGGCGAACTGCCGCGGGGCGAGCACAACGTCAGCGTGTTCTCGGCCGTCGTCGAGCGCGACGGCATCCTGCACGGCTCTCTGCCCGTGGTCGAGGGCGGTGATCCCGTGGTGTCGTTCCCGCTCGCGCCGTTCCTGGGCACGATGGGCGTCGCGGTCGCGGGGGAGGAGCGCCCGCACTCGGTGCCGCCGGGGGTGCACGGCGGCAACATCGACATCAACCTGCTCGTCGAGGGGACGACGCTCTTCCTCCCCGTGCAGGTCGAGGGCGCTCTGGCTTACGTCGGCGACCCGCACTTCGCACAGGGCGACGGCGAGGTGGCGCTCACCGCTCTCGAGGCCTCGCTGCGAGCGACCCTGCGCTTCGAGGTGATCCCCGCGGATGCCGCACGCGCGGCGTTCGGCGAGGTCACCGGGCCGCTCCTGCGCACGCCCGACTACCTCGTCCCGACCGGCATGGACCCCGACCTCGACGCCGCGATGCGCGCGTGCGTGCGCTCGTCGCTGGAGCTGCTGAACGGGCGCTGGGGCATGGACGAGCACCTCGCTTACGCCTATCTATCCGCCGCGACGGACTTCGACATCTCGCAGGTCGTCGACATCGTCTCGGGGGTGCACGCGCGCATCCGCGAGGCCGACTTCGCGGGGGTCGCAGCCATGGAGCCCGTGCCGCTGGCATCCGGAGTCGACGCCGTCGAGGCGCCCGAGCCCGTCAACACGGCGTCCCACGATGAAGGAGACGCCTCATGA
- a CDS encoding pyridoxal-phosphate-dependent aminotransferase family protein, with product MSHLPGPIDPPARLLMGPGPISAYPSVLRAMGAPLVGQYDPFMTATMTETQELYRQVWGTSNDATLLIDGTSRAGIEAAMVSLIRPGDRVLVPVFGRFGHLLAEIAERALAEVHTIEVPWGQVFPVSTIREAIERVKPHLVACVQGDTSTTMLQPLEEIGEICRAHGALFYTDATASLGGNPFEMDAWGLDAATAGLQKCLGGPSGSAPLSLSDRAVEVVRSRARVEAGIREEGDASASDFIRSNYFDLAMILDYWGPRRLNHHTEATTMLYGARECARVLLLEGRDEVIARHRLHGDAMLAGVEGLGLTVFGDVAHKMTNVVAVEIPDAVVGDAVRSELLSDFGIEIGTSFGPLHGRVWRIGTMGYNARKDAVVTTLAALEAVLRRHGAAVASGGGVEAAQGVYAGARA from the coding sequence ATGTCCCACCTCCCCGGCCCGATCGACCCGCCCGCGCGCCTGCTGATGGGCCCCGGCCCCATCTCGGCCTACCCGAGCGTGCTGCGCGCGATGGGGGCGCCGCTGGTCGGCCAGTACGACCCGTTCATGACGGCGACAATGACCGAGACGCAAGAGCTGTACCGGCAGGTCTGGGGCACGTCCAACGACGCCACGCTGCTGATCGACGGTACGAGCCGCGCCGGCATCGAGGCGGCGATGGTCTCGCTGATCCGCCCGGGCGATCGGGTGCTCGTGCCGGTGTTCGGCCGCTTCGGGCACCTGCTGGCCGAGATCGCCGAGCGCGCGCTCGCCGAGGTGCACACGATCGAGGTGCCGTGGGGGCAGGTGTTCCCGGTGTCGACGATCCGCGAGGCGATCGAGCGGGTGAAGCCGCACCTCGTCGCGTGCGTGCAGGGTGACACCTCGACCACGATGCTCCAGCCGCTGGAGGAGATCGGCGAGATCTGCCGCGCCCACGGCGCCCTGTTCTACACCGACGCCACCGCCTCGCTCGGCGGCAACCCCTTCGAGATGGACGCCTGGGGTCTGGATGCCGCGACCGCCGGCCTGCAGAAATGCCTCGGCGGGCCGTCGGGATCCGCGCCGCTGAGCCTCTCGGACCGCGCCGTCGAGGTGGTGCGTTCGCGCGCCCGCGTCGAGGCCGGGATCCGCGAAGAGGGCGACGCCTCGGCATCCGACTTCATCCGCTCGAACTACTTCGACCTCGCGATGATTCTCGACTACTGGGGGCCTCGCCGCCTCAACCACCACACCGAGGCGACGACCATGCTCTACGGCGCGCGCGAGTGCGCCCGAGTGCTGCTGCTCGAGGGTCGCGACGAGGTCATCGCGCGTCACCGGCTGCACGGCGACGCGATGCTCGCGGGGGTCGAGGGCCTCGGCCTGACCGTGTTCGGCGATGTCGCGCACAAGATGACCAACGTTGTGGCGGTGGAGATTCCGGATGCCGTCGTGGGCGACGCCGTGCGCAGCGAGCTGCTGAGCGACTTCGGCATCGAGATCGGCACGTCGTTCGGACCGCTGCACGGCCGCGTGTGGCGCATCGGCACGATGGGCTACAACGCGCGGAAAGACGCGGTGGTCACCACCCTCGCCGCCCTCGAGGCGGTGCTGCGCCGCCACGGTGCCGCGGTCGCGTCCGGCGGCGGGGTCGAGGCCGCGCAGGGCGTGTACGCGGGGGCGAGGGCGTGA
- a CDS encoding DUF6188 family protein, giving the protein MYGITAGETFGFFEGRRLDAVTFGRYKVSLFFDEGVGLDVEGVLAVTVAGGDEKSAEDARDLAAPLLDLLSLTVTAVRVDAPSSLALEFENGTVVRAIDDLGPYECFDVHHGERIWIM; this is encoded by the coding sequence GTGTACGGGATCACCGCGGGCGAGACGTTCGGCTTCTTCGAGGGACGGCGCCTGGATGCCGTGACCTTCGGCCGCTACAAGGTGTCGCTGTTCTTCGACGAGGGCGTGGGTCTCGACGTCGAGGGGGTGCTCGCCGTGACCGTCGCGGGAGGCGACGAGAAATCGGCCGAAGATGCCCGCGACCTCGCCGCGCCGCTCCTCGACCTGCTCTCGCTGACCGTGACGGCGGTGCGGGTCGACGCGCCCTCGAGCCTCGCGCTGGAGTTCGAGAACGGGACGGTCGTCCGCGCGATCGACGACCTCGGCCCGTACGAGTGCTTCGACGTGCACCACGGCGAGCGCATCTGGATCATGTGA
- a CDS encoding allantoate amidohydrolase — protein MTASTRLQAAPERIASAARRVMGRCEELARVTSTPGSITRVYLSPEHARVNRLAAEWMRELGMTTRQDAAGNQVGRLVPAGMPDAPALLLGSHLDTVPDAGRFDGIVGVLMALEVVRLLRRVDDEGTASSPFPFALEVIAFSDEEGTRFGKALLGSSAVAGQWDPEWWDLTDADGLTLREAFRDFGLDPGRVGEAARRSDELVAYLEAHIEQGPELHRSGQALAAVSSIASARRFQLVVEGEARHAGGTPYDMRRDALLGASEAALSVERICRGEHHIVGTVGQLEAFPGAVNVVPGEAHLSLDLRGEFDATRDHVWDEISRELDAIMGRRSLRWHAREVHSAPAVFCAPLLQDVVRAGIGGDAPTLFSRAGHDAMAIGAITDVGMLFLRNPDGISHHPAEAVAGADVAAGIRALAEAVLHLGAEPR, from the coding sequence GTGACGGCATCCACCCGCCTCCAGGCCGCCCCCGAGCGCATCGCCTCGGCGGCGCGCCGCGTCATGGGACGCTGCGAGGAGCTCGCGCGCGTCACCTCGACGCCAGGCTCGATCACCCGCGTCTACCTCTCGCCCGAGCACGCGCGGGTGAACCGCCTGGCGGCCGAATGGATGCGCGAGCTCGGCATGACCACCCGGCAGGACGCCGCGGGCAATCAGGTCGGCCGCCTCGTTCCGGCCGGGATGCCCGATGCTCCCGCCCTGCTGCTCGGCTCGCATCTCGACACGGTGCCCGACGCGGGACGCTTCGACGGCATCGTCGGGGTGCTCATGGCGCTCGAGGTCGTGCGGCTGCTGCGCCGCGTCGACGATGAGGGCACGGCGTCCAGCCCCTTTCCCTTCGCCCTCGAGGTCATCGCCTTCAGCGACGAAGAGGGCACACGGTTCGGCAAGGCCCTGCTGGGCTCGTCGGCCGTGGCCGGTCAGTGGGATCCCGAGTGGTGGGATCTGACGGATGCCGACGGGCTCACCCTGCGCGAGGCGTTCCGCGACTTCGGGCTCGACCCGGGCCGCGTGGGCGAGGCCGCGCGTCGCTCCGACGAGCTCGTGGCCTACCTCGAGGCGCACATCGAGCAAGGCCCCGAGCTGCACCGCAGCGGACAGGCTCTCGCCGCGGTGTCGTCGATCGCGTCGGCGCGGCGGTTCCAGCTCGTCGTCGAGGGCGAGGCGCGGCACGCGGGCGGCACGCCCTACGACATGCGGCGCGACGCCCTGCTCGGCGCGAGCGAGGCCGCGCTGTCGGTCGAGCGCATCTGCCGCGGCGAGCACCACATCGTCGGCACCGTCGGTCAGCTCGAGGCCTTCCCCGGCGCGGTCAACGTCGTGCCCGGCGAGGCGCACCTCTCGCTCGACCTGCGCGGAGAGTTCGACGCCACGCGCGACCACGTGTGGGACGAGATCTCGCGCGAACTCGACGCGATCATGGGGCGCCGGAGTCTGCGCTGGCACGCTCGCGAAGTGCACAGCGCGCCCGCCGTGTTCTGCGCTCCGCTGCTGCAGGACGTGGTGCGCGCGGGCATCGGCGGCGACGCCCCCACCCTCTTCAGTCGCGCCGGACACGACGCTATGGCGATCGGCGCGATCACCGACGTGGGCATGCTGTTCCTGCGCAACCCCGACGGCATCAGCCACCACCCCGCGGAGGCCGTCGCCGGGGCGGATGTAGCCGCGGGCATCCGCGCCCTGGCCGAGGCCGTGCTGCACCTGGGCGCCGAGCCGCGCTGA
- a CDS encoding AtzH-like domain-containing protein: MTDTTTSANETDTPVPATPEPAVTVPATPEPASPTGAPAIPADLRAAFDAYERAIVANDLDVLDDFFAPGPETLRGDTAGLLVGHDAISGFRALRGGVPPREIAEIHYRPLSPDSALLMSVSQFVGGGRGLQTQVWQRFDGRWLITAAHVTPRTPALDRTIWRSVGDPFLQGSWEGPLAGLTVAVKDLFAIAGFRVGAGNPTYLEEARPEKATAPAVADLLRAGASLRGIARTDEFAYSIAGDNVHYGTPPNGAVVGALPGGSSSGPASAVALGHADIGLATDTAGSIRVPASYQGLWGLRTTHDLVPRQGMLPLAQSFDTIGWLTRDGETLQRVADWCLSYDGSSSTENVYGASGDDLPWRFVVPEEVLDCVESATREAFSRLLAALAASDDPPSFRAVHTGDLDATFSAFRTVQGAEAWRNDGEWLRAHPGAVGPAVAERFRIASQITASDEAAARAELEPIAAHLAEVVDGAAMVFPTVPGPAPLRTAHVDAVRAATLRMTAPAAAAGLPAVTIPLLRVGGAPVGVCLVSRAGTDIALVRLARRFAALARAGVAR; the protein is encoded by the coding sequence ATGACGGATACCACCACGTCGGCGAACGAGACGGACACGCCCGTGCCCGCGACGCCCGAGCCCGCCGTGACCGTGCCCGCGACGCCCGAGCCCGCCTCGCCCACCGGCGCCCCGGCGATCCCCGCCGACCTGCGCGCGGCCTTCGACGCGTACGAGCGGGCGATCGTGGCGAACGACCTCGACGTGCTCGACGACTTCTTCGCTCCCGGGCCCGAGACGCTGCGCGGCGACACCGCGGGACTGCTCGTCGGGCACGACGCGATCAGCGGGTTCCGGGCCCTGCGCGGGGGAGTGCCCCCGCGCGAGATCGCCGAGATCCATTACCGCCCGCTCAGTCCCGACAGCGCCCTGCTCATGTCGGTGTCGCAGTTCGTCGGCGGAGGCCGGGGCCTCCAGACCCAGGTGTGGCAGCGCTTCGACGGCCGGTGGCTCATCACCGCCGCGCACGTCACGCCCCGCACTCCGGCGCTCGATCGCACGATCTGGCGCAGCGTCGGCGACCCCTTCCTCCAGGGATCGTGGGAGGGACCGCTGGCAGGGCTCACCGTCGCCGTGAAGGACCTCTTCGCGATCGCCGGGTTCCGCGTCGGCGCGGGCAATCCGACCTACCTCGAAGAGGCGCGGCCCGAGAAGGCCACGGCCCCGGCCGTCGCCGACCTGCTGCGAGCGGGAGCGTCGCTGCGCGGCATCGCGCGGACCGACGAGTTCGCCTATTCGATCGCCGGCGACAACGTGCACTACGGCACCCCGCCCAACGGCGCGGTGGTGGGTGCCCTCCCCGGCGGATCATCCAGCGGACCCGCCTCCGCCGTCGCCCTCGGCCACGCCGACATCGGCCTCGCCACCGACACCGCCGGTTCCATCCGCGTGCCTGCGTCGTACCAAGGACTCTGGGGCCTGCGCACGACCCACGACCTCGTACCGCGGCAGGGCATGCTGCCGCTCGCGCAGTCGTTCGACACGATCGGCTGGCTCACGCGCGACGGCGAGACCCTGCAGCGCGTGGCTGACTGGTGCCTCAGCTACGACGGCTCGAGCTCGACCGAGAACGTCTACGGAGCCTCGGGCGACGACCTGCCCTGGCGGTTCGTCGTGCCCGAAGAGGTGCTCGACTGCGTGGAATCTGCGACCCGTGAGGCGTTCAGCCGACTGCTCGCCGCGCTCGCGGCATCCGACGATCCTCCCTCGTTCCGCGCGGTGCACACGGGCGATCTGGATGCCACGTTCTCGGCCTTCCGCACCGTGCAGGGCGCCGAGGCGTGGCGCAACGACGGCGAGTGGCTGCGCGCGCACCCCGGCGCCGTGGGGCCGGCCGTGGCCGAGCGCTTCCGCATCGCGTCGCAGATCACCGCGAGCGACGAGGCCGCCGCGCGCGCCGAGCTCGAGCCGATCGCCGCCCATCTCGCCGAGGTCGTCGACGGGGCCGCGATGGTGTTCCCGACCGTGCCCGGACCCGCGCCACTGCGCACTGCCCACGTCGACGCGGTTCGCGCCGCGACTCTGCGTATGACCGCGCCGGCCGCCGCGGCAGGGCTCCCCGCCGTGACGATCCCGCTGCTGCGCGTCGGCGGCGCCCCGGTCGGCGTCTGCCTCGTCTCGCGCGCCGGCACCGACATCGCCCTCGTCCGCCTGGCTCGGCGGTTCGCCGCGCTCGCCCGGGCGGGGGTCGCCCGGTGA
- the allB gene encoding allantoinase AllB, whose protein sequence is MTTRIAARRVFIGGAFAPATVVIEEGVIAALEPFDALADTVLPADAVLLPGLVDSHVHLDEPGRTEWEGFATGTAAAAAGGVTTVVDMPLNSLPVTTSVEALDAKRRASVGKLAVDVAYWGGAVPENLGSLRELADAGVVGFKCFLSPSGIDEFGHLDAEQLERCLSELAAFDGLLIVHAEDPAHLHTDGALGPRYRDFEASRPPLSERAAIERVIDTARRTGARAHIVHVSDGGALDAVRAAKAEGVRLTVETCPHYLTLDASAVPDGAGAFKCCPPIRGGDNRDLLWAGIVDGTIDAIVSDHSPATVELKGNPDFGLAWGGIAGLQTGLSAIHSTARGRGLAFESLLPLMTTGPARVAGLEGLGVVEVGAPAHLVAFAPDEQFTVDAAALEYRNPVSPWHGQTLTGVVRETWLRGESVYRRGAPVTEREGRELLRATAVVEA, encoded by the coding sequence ATGACCACCCGGATCGCCGCCCGCCGCGTCTTCATCGGCGGGGCCTTCGCTCCCGCCACGGTCGTCATCGAGGAGGGGGTGATCGCCGCGCTCGAGCCGTTCGACGCCTTGGCCGACACGGTGCTCCCCGCCGACGCGGTGCTGCTTCCGGGCCTCGTGGATTCGCACGTGCACCTCGACGAGCCCGGGCGCACCGAGTGGGAGGGCTTCGCCACGGGCACGGCCGCGGCGGCCGCGGGGGGCGTGACGACCGTCGTCGACATGCCCCTGAACAGCCTCCCGGTCACGACGAGCGTCGAGGCTCTGGACGCCAAACGCCGGGCCTCCGTGGGAAAGCTCGCCGTCGACGTCGCCTACTGGGGCGGCGCGGTGCCCGAGAACCTCGGCTCGCTGCGAGAGCTCGCCGACGCGGGGGTCGTGGGGTTCAAGTGCTTCCTGTCGCCGAGCGGGATCGACGAGTTCGGCCACCTCGACGCCGAGCAGCTGGAGCGATGCCTCTCCGAGCTCGCGGCGTTCGACGGACTGCTCATTGTCCATGCCGAAGATCCGGCCCATCTGCACACCGACGGTGCGCTCGGCCCGCGCTACCGCGACTTCGAGGCCAGCCGTCCGCCGCTGAGCGAGCGCGCCGCGATCGAACGGGTCATCGACACGGCTCGCCGCACGGGCGCTCGGGCGCACATCGTCCACGTGTCCGACGGGGGAGCGCTCGACGCGGTGCGCGCAGCCAAGGCCGAGGGCGTCCGCCTCACGGTCGAGACGTGCCCGCACTACCTGACGCTCGACGCCTCGGCGGTGCCGGATGGCGCAGGGGCGTTCAAGTGCTGCCCCCCGATCCGCGGGGGAGACAACCGTGATCTGTTGTGGGCCGGGATCGTCGACGGCACGATCGATGCGATCGTCAGCGACCACTCGCCCGCGACCGTCGAGTTGAAGGGCAACCCCGACTTCGGTCTCGCGTGGGGCGGAATCGCGGGGCTGCAGACCGGTCTCTCGGCGATCCACTCCACGGCCCGAGGGAGGGGCCTCGCGTTCGAGTCGCTGCTGCCCCTGATGACGACCGGCCCCGCTCGCGTCGCGGGTCTCGAGGGGCTCGGTGTGGTCGAGGTGGGGGCTCCCGCGCACCTGGTGGCCTTCGCCCCCGACGAGCAGTTCACGGTGGATGCGGCGGCGCTCGAGTACCGCAATCCCGTATCCCCGTGGCACGGGCAGACGCTCACCGGCGTCGTCCGTGAGACGTGGCTCCGCGGAGAATCCGTCTACCGACGCGGAGCCCCGGTCACCGAGCGCGAGGGTCGAGAGCTGCTGCGCGCGACAGCGGTGGTGGAGGCGTGA
- a CDS encoding aspartate/glutamate racemase family protein, which produces MRILLINPNTSRAMTAKIADAARGVAGPDVVIDAVCPSAGAAAIESHVDEIAAAAAVVELIAADRDGSDPADAYVIACFGDPGLDAARELVDAPVVGIAEAAMHLAAVSGRCFGVVTTLSRTLGRAHDLVARYGMERACVSLAATGIPVLDLEDTASAAVTTIAELSAEAAASGADVIVLGCAGMADLCAELTARVGVPVVDGVAAAVGMASGMVRMGLGTSKRDEYARPPRDFAGAAAGHALHRDDVTRGAEVFA; this is translated from the coding sequence GTGAGGATCCTGCTCATCAACCCCAACACCTCCCGGGCGATGACCGCGAAGATCGCGGACGCCGCCCGGGGGGTGGCGGGGCCCGACGTCGTCATCGACGCCGTATGCCCTTCTGCCGGTGCTGCCGCGATCGAGAGCCACGTCGACGAGATCGCGGCCGCCGCGGCCGTGGTCGAGCTGATCGCCGCCGATCGTGACGGCTCCGACCCGGCGGACGCCTACGTGATCGCGTGCTTCGGCGACCCGGGGCTCGATGCGGCCCGCGAGCTGGTGGACGCCCCGGTGGTGGGCATCGCCGAGGCGGCGATGCACCTGGCGGCGGTGTCGGGGCGGTGCTTCGGGGTCGTCACGACGCTCAGCCGCACGCTCGGGCGGGCGCACGACCTCGTCGCGCGGTACGGCATGGAGCGGGCCTGCGTGTCGCTCGCGGCGACCGGCATTCCGGTGCTCGACCTCGAGGACACGGCATCCGCCGCCGTCACCACCATCGCCGAACTCAGTGCGGAAGCTGCGGCCTCCGGCGCGGACGTCATCGTGCTCGGCTGCGCGGGCATGGCCGACCTGTGCGCGGAGCTCACGGCACGCGTCGGGGTGCCGGTCGTCGACGGGGTCGCGGCTGCGGTGGGCATGGCATCCGGAATGGTGCGCATGGGCCTGGGCACGAGCAAACGCGACGAGTACGCGCGGCCGCCGCGGGACTTCGCGGGCGCGGCCGCCGGTCACGCCCTCCACCGCGACGACGTAACTCGCGGCGCCGAGGTGTTCGCATGA